The Limnospira fusiformis SAG 85.79 genomic interval TAGTTCAGCATTTGGTAGGGGGGGGTGATGACCCTCTCCCAGAGAGAGAGGGAGATTTTTATCAATGAGGAATTATCATGCCTTCAAAATACCTAGGTTTGATTGGGGATAGTAATATCAATCGAGGTAACTTTGACATCCTCATTCAAGCTATTAAGGGGGGGATTAATACTCTTTTGATTACCCACCACTAAAATCACCAGCTTTTCCGGTTGGAGATACTCAGCCGCCACCCTCTGAACATCCTCAATGGTGGTCTCCTCAACTTGACGACGGTAGTTGAAGATAAAATCGGCGGGATAACCGAAGTATTCATAACGCATCAAACGGGAAAGGGTTTGGTCGCCGGAAGCGAAATTAAACACAAAAGAATTAAGGGTTGATTCCTTGGCGTAGTTTAATTCGTCGGCGGTAATGGGTTGGGTGCGTATGCGCTTAATTTCCGATTTCATCGCCTGAATTAATGGAACAGTCGTATCTGAACGAGTTTGACCCCCAGAAATAAATAAGCCGGGATAATCAAAATTAGGACTCCATACCCCATACACAGAATAGGCTAAACCTTGACGCGATCGCACTTCATTAAATAGCCTACCACCAAAGCCATTCATCACACCATTAAGAACCATTAGCGCCGGGTAATCAGGATTATTAGCCTTACCGCCTAAATGTCCCATCTGCACATAACTTTGAGTGAGTTGGGGTTGGTCAATCATAAATACCCCACCCATATTAACCTGATTCACATCAGGAAGGGGAGGATTTATAGCTTGATCGCCAGATTTCCAATCTCCGAACTTTTCAGCAATTAGCGATCGCATTTCCGCTGAATCAAAATCTCCTACAATCCCCAATATCATATTTTTGGGGTGAAAATACTGTTGATGAAACTTGAATAAATCTGACCTAGAAATCTGTGCTAAATGTTCATATTCGACACTGCGAGCGTAGGGACTTGTCTCCCCATAAATTAGCTTTTGAAATTCCCGACTAGCTATGCGTTGAGGGTCATCATTTCGACGAGCGATCGCCCCTCGCATTTGATTTTTCGCTAACGCTAATTGTTGAGAATCAAAAGCTGGTTCCCTAATCACTTCTGCAAATAAACTAAATACCGCATCCAGGTCTTCACTTAATGCACTAAAACCCGCATTTCCCATAGTGTCACTAATTCCCGTTTCTACCGATGCGGCTTTGTATTCCAGGATTTCATTTAACACTTGGGGGGGATGTTTTTTGGTTCCCCCAGCGCGCATTAAACTCCCCGTTAAACTAGCTAATCCTACCTTATTATTAGGTTCAAAACGGCTGCCAGTTTTAAAGATAGCACTTCCCCTAACTAAAGGAAGTTCCCGGTCTTCCATTAAATAAATAACAATGCCATTGTCAAGTTCATAGCGACTGTATTCGGGAAGTGCCAAAGTGCGGAGGGGAGGGAATTCTAGTTCCCGATAATGTTTGGGAACTCCGGCGACTGCGGGGGAATGCCAAACCACTGTCATGACCAGGGTTAGACAGGCGATCGCCATTAGTAATAACCTGGATTTTTTCAATTTCATAGAGGTTGTCAATTGCATATTATTAGGAAGTGGTACATTAATTTTGCGATAAAAGACGACCCACCGTGCGATTTTCCGGGCGGAAAGTAGCCTGGGCGACCCTTTGAATATCTTGGGGAGTGATAGCCGAAATAGCATCCAAAGTTTCAAATAGGTTCCGCCAAGATCCTGTTTTCACCTCATAGTTAACTAAAGCAAAAGCCATCCCCATATTAGAATCAAGCGATCGCAATAAACTCGCCCGCGCCTGAGTTTTTACCCTTTCTAATTCCCGGGGAGAAACCAGTTCATTTTTGAGGCGGTCTATTTCCACTTGTAAAGCCGCCGCCACATCATCCACCGTATGATTAGGGGAAGTTAACGCATAAAACAACATCAAATTCTCATGTTTATTTCCCGGATAACTGCTAATTCCTTGGGCGGCGAGGGCTACCTGTTTTTGTTCTACCAAAGATTGATATAACCGGGAAGTGCGACCACTGCTAAGAATACTGGCGATCGCATCTATAACCACATGGTCTGGGTCACTGATAGCCGGGCGATGATACCCTTCTAAATACCAAGGTTGAGAACGTAGATATTTAGTGATTTCGCGAGTTTCAAGTTGTGGCGGTTCCTTCACATCAAGTTGTGGGGGATGAGGTCGAGATGGATAGCGACCAAAGTAGATTTCCGCCAGTTTTTTAACCTGTAATGGCTCTACATCTCCCACCACCGCTACAGTCAAATTACTCGGTACATAATAGGTATCAAAGAAATCCTGAACATTTGGGCGGGTCATCCTTTGCAAATCCTCTAAATAACCAATCACCGGACGACGATAGGGGTGTACTTGAAACGCCGTTTCAGCGAAAGCCTCCACCATTTGACCCACCGGAGAATTATCAGTCCGCAGTCTTCTTTCTTCAAGAATTACCTCTTTTTCCTTAAAGAATTCTCGGAATACAGGTTCTAAAAATCTCTCCGATTCCAGAGACATCCACAATTCTAACTTATTCGATGGTAGACTGTAGAAATATCTCGTTTCATCAGCAGAAGTCGTAGCATTCATTCCCACTCCCCCCGACTGTTCAACAATCCGCCCAAATTCATTTTGGTTAACATACTCAGACGCTTGTTTTTCCACCTTCACAAATTCCGCCGTCAGTTTAGCTACTTCCTCTGTATTACCCTGATTTTGGGCGACCAGGATACGGTCAAATAGTTGATCTAGTTTATCTAAAAGCGGTTTTTCCGCCGCATAATTACTCGTCCCAATCCGTTTAGTCCCCTTAAAAGCCAGATGTTCTAAATAATGGGCTACCCCCGTTTGTCCTTCCGGTTCATCAACACCCCCAACATCTGCATGAATTAAAAAAGAAACCACTGGCGCTTGATTTCTTTGTAAGACTATAAATTTCATCCCATTATCCAGGCGAAATTCACTCACTTTATCGATAACTCGATCTAAGTAAGGTTGGATAGATGGCGAATTGCTGGGAAGTTCATCAGCTTGGGTTGGCTGTCCAAAAGTAGTCACCCCCAGGACAATTGCTAACAGCAACAGCAGAAATTGTTTTAGCCAAGGGGGTAATCGTTTTTGATGGTGGTTATGTGAAGTCACGAACCAACTTAGATTCATAAAGATTTTTGAGTTTCTGGTTTAGATCATAGTTTCTATATTGACATACTCCCCCGTCAACTGCTATCCATGAAAAATACTATTCGTGAACTACAATGTCTCATCCACTCTTGACTCTGGCGAATTGCCTATCATACCATCAACTCAGGGTTTTGATAATTATCTCCCCCACAGCTTCAATTTATTTATGAACATCTTTAATCAATCTCCACCCCGAGAAGTTGACATACCTACTCGTATCCTGAAAGCGGCGACTAAACTTTTTGCGCGACGTGGCTATGAAGCAACTACTATCAAGGACTTGGCTGCTAAGGTGGGAGTGGCGGAGGGGACTATATTTCGCTACTTTCCTAATAAAAAGGCGATTTTGGTCGAGGTCGTGACTCAGGGATGGGTGGAGATTTTGACGGATTTACTCACAGAATTGAGTGAAGTCGCTAATTATCAAGGGATTTCACAAATTATGCGACATCGGATGATGGGTCTGCATAGTAACGCCGATTTACTGCGGGTTTGTTTCCTAGAAGCGCAGTTTCACCCGGAATTGAGCGATCGCATTCAGTCAGAAATTATTGCTAAAATGACAGACGTGGCTGAGGCTTTCTTTCAAACCGCCATCGAGAAGGGGGTTTATCGTCCCATGAATCCCCGTATCGTCGCCCAGGTATTTTTGGGGATGTTTGCTGTAGCTGGCTTCAGTTATCGCACTATTATTGACCCAGCCGCCTCCCCCAACGATATGCAGGAAATGGCTGAAGGACTCACTGATATTTTTCTCAATGGGATTATTAACCGAGAATCAACGGGCCATTAAAATCTCTGGGAAGGTCGAGCAAATTTTTTGGCGACAAGACTAGACTTATTTTTGAGAATCAGTTATAGTAGAATGATGTCACTGGGAGAGGTGGCTGAGTGGTCGAAAGCGGCAGATTGCTAATCTGTTGAGGGGTGTTCAGCCTCTCCGAGGGTTCGAATCCCTCCCTCTCCGTTCACAATTAACCTGGTGGGGAAAAACCAACAAGGCGATGAGTCTCTTACCTAATGTTTGCAAACAGTTACCCATTCACACCGACAAGTAT includes:
- a CDS encoding M16 family metallopeptidase — protein: MQLTTSMKLKKSRLLLMAIACLTLVMTVVWHSPAVAGVPKHYRELEFPPLRTLALPEYSRYELDNGIVIYLMEDRELPLVRGSAIFKTGSRFEPNNKVGLASLTGSLMRAGGTKKHPPQVLNEILEYKAASVETGISDTMGNAGFSALSEDLDAVFSLFAEVIREPAFDSQQLALAKNQMRGAIARRNDDPQRIASREFQKLIYGETSPYARSVEYEHLAQISRSDLFKFHQQYFHPKNMILGIVGDFDSAEMRSLIAEKFGDWKSGDQAINPPLPDVNQVNMGGVFMIDQPQLTQSYVQMGHLGGKANNPDYPALMVLNGVMNGFGGRLFNEVRSRQGLAYSVYGVWSPNFDYPGLFISGGQTRSDTTVPLIQAMKSEIKRIRTQPITADELNYAKESTLNSFVFNFASGDQTLSRLMRYEYFGYPADFIFNYRRQVEETTIEDVQRVAAEYLQPEKLVILVVGNQKSINPPLNSLNEDVKVTSIDITIPNQT
- a CDS encoding M16 family metallopeptidase; amino-acid sequence: MNLSWFVTSHNHHQKRLPPWLKQFLLLLLAIVLGVTTFGQPTQADELPSNSPSIQPYLDRVIDKVSEFRLDNGMKFIVLQRNQAPVVSFLIHADVGGVDEPEGQTGVAHYLEHLAFKGTKRIGTSNYAAEKPLLDKLDQLFDRILVAQNQGNTEEVAKLTAEFVKVEKQASEYVNQNEFGRIVEQSGGVGMNATTSADETRYFYSLPSNKLELWMSLESERFLEPVFREFFKEKEVILEERRLRTDNSPVGQMVEAFAETAFQVHPYRRPVIGYLEDLQRMTRPNVQDFFDTYYVPSNLTVAVVGDVEPLQVKKLAEIYFGRYPSRPHPPQLDVKEPPQLETREITKYLRSQPWYLEGYHRPAISDPDHVVIDAIASILSSGRTSRLYQSLVEQKQVALAAQGISSYPGNKHENLMLFYALTSPNHTVDDVAAALQVEIDRLKNELVSPRELERVKTQARASLLRSLDSNMGMAFALVNYEVKTGSWRNLFETLDAISAITPQDIQRVAQATFRPENRTVGRLLSQN
- a CDS encoding TetR/AcrR family transcriptional regulator translates to MNIFNQSPPREVDIPTRILKAATKLFARRGYEATTIKDLAAKVGVAEGTIFRYFPNKKAILVEVVTQGWVEILTDLLTELSEVANYQGISQIMRHRMMGLHSNADLLRVCFLEAQFHPELSDRIQSEIIAKMTDVAEAFFQTAIEKGVYRPMNPRIVAQVFLGMFAVAGFSYRTIIDPAASPNDMQEMAEGLTDIFLNGIINRESTGH